TTTTATTTCATTGCAGTGCTGTTATCATGTGCTCAATAGTGAGCATGGTGAACTCCTAGAAATTCTAGAGAACAAGTATGACTACATGTTTTATGCAGGTAATATATTATTCTAATCTAGAACTTTGTTGTAGCTTTCCATCACATCCACTTATCTTAATTTAGCTTTGTTTTATGTGGTTGTTTTAAATAAGTTAACTTTACATTCACATGGGTGGGATGCTTGTGCGTTTGGCTTCTTGTCCCCACTGATGCTTTTCAGGCCTTTATTCCCCTGAAGAACTAGAAGACCTCATTGACTGTAACAAATGAAGCAGGGGACTATGTGGTTAAAACATGAATGCAACTGAGGGCTTCTCGTTGGATAGGGACCGAACAAAGGGTAATCCAAGCCTAAATGGGGACCTGAAAACTGACACCCGATTGTTTTCTCTAATTTGGCATTACTAGTTTGGCACTGGACACCTGATCAATGTAGAGATACTAGAAGTTGTGACCTTTTACATAATTTGTACGTTGGGTTTATCTCCGGTaaagattataaataaaatcctTGCGGTCGAAAACTTCAGATGAGATGGGGCCTCACACACTTTTACCAACCATCCCGTTTCTTGGGTTGTAGTGCTTGTAGATCATTATACTGACGTTTGTCCCTTTTTCATGGACAGGTGACCGTAACACAGGCAGGCAGGTGATGCAAGCTGCGGCCAAGCACATAACCCCTGTTTCTTTGGTTCTTGGTGGCAAAAATCCCTGCTATGTCGACAAGTCCTGTGACCTTACCATGGCTGCTCGAAGAATTGCATGGGCTCGCTTTGTGAATGCTGGGCAGAATTCACTGGCGCCAGAGTATATTCTGTGTCATTCAGATTTAAAGGATGCTCTCATACGTGAATTGTGTTGTTGCGTCCGGGAGTTTTATGGAAATGACCCACGTGAGTCACCTGATTATGGCCGAATGGCAAGCGCGGAGCAGTACAGCCGGGTAAAAAACTTGCTGTGCTGTGGTCAAGTGGCCTTTGGCGGCCAGACTGATGATGGTGAGAGGTACATAGGTGAGTGTTTGAAAGTGCCTGTCAAGCTCTCTGTATACCTGAAGAGGTGTTTAAATGTATACACTGTCGTCTCAACCAGCTGGAAACCATGCTGAAAAAGCTCTTGCGAAGATAACAAGGTAGATGAAAACGTGCTACTTTTTATACAATCCTTTAGAGACTAGACTTTAAATCTGCAGGCGGAAGACTATAGCTGGATTTACACTATATACTACTCCAAATATAGCATATCGTGTAATATAAAGATCATTTCTGGGAACAGACCCATATATGTTGGTTCTTGAATGTTTCAGAGAGGTTTTTGGGAAGCTTCAGCAGCATCAGAGCTGCATCTTGCTTTCCAGAAtggaaaaatattaaagtactcagagtACGTGAATGttcattcttctatagtggggATACTGGGAACATAAACTGTCCCTCTTTAAACTTAATAAAGATACGGAGATATTGATCTTACCTTGGTCTTGAATAtcaatttttgtttaaaagctcAAATAAACTGTTCCATGGCTTTTGGAATACTATATGTCTAACCTCTTCCTACTGCCGACTTGTCATTAATGGTGACCGTGGCAACGTTGTCAAGTGACTAATTTATTGAAATTGTAAAAGGCTCTGATGTAAAACttcaaattttaattatttccgcAAAATATTTGCTTATAAAAATCATGTAGTTTGATGTAAATGTATCTGAGGTGTTGCAGAAAGACCTGAAAATGTGGTATTGAATCAAAcgtttttccttttgctttgtagCCCCTACAGTCCTGACAGATGTGCAAGAGAATGATATCATAATGCAGCAAGAGATTCTAGGACCAATCCTGCCTATTTTTACTGTACAAACCCTTGAAGGTGCAATAAGTTtcataaaaaagaaaggaaggCCTCTTGCTGTATATGCATTCTCTGATAACATCCAGGTATGGAAAGTATATGATGAGCCAATTCAGGTTTTCTTTCTTGATATGGAAATTGAGGTGTGTTTGGGAAGACTGGGGATCCCACATCCTACTATTGTCATTTGAATATATTCTTCCATAGAATGACAATTAAGTCAACTTAAAACATATGATTGTCTTTGATTTGTGGCTTCAGGTGATATCGCACATCATGTCCAGAACATCAAGTGGGAGCTTTTGCTCAAATGACAGCATGATACAAAGCCTGTACACCAGCCTGCCCTGTGGGGGAATAGGTAAGCAAAAAAGCAAATCATTGCCACCCCGTATCACTTTTGATTTCTGTTTCACGTAGATCTGTTAGCAAGATGTCAGAATAAAACATGTCTGTGCTCTGTGCCTGTGCAAAAAAACTACTAGACAATATAGTGTTTGGAAGTATAGTCATCATAAAATGCATACAAGACACCTTGTAATTGCCGTCATATGCATTCTAGAAACCTAGGGACaaaaaataaccacacttttaatacAAGCTGCAGCAGAAAGCCTTCCCTGTATGTACATTGTGAGCCACAGATTGGCtggttgaagcagccaatcattgtCAGAAAAGCACTCTCATTGAAATTAGAACTTTCTGTAgatgtgcactttaatgcatatgatagcagagggatccctttaaatgtctgtggtgtgcagaatcctcccatatgcatttgtccctttCACTAACCCCTGCTGTCTTCTGTGCTGAAAATGTGCCAAACTTGTCTCCTCACACATGATATATTTAGCGCAGCTTATTGGTGGCGGGAAGCATCAGAGCATGGAGGAGGAAGGGGGAGCTGCTCTGTGGCTGCAGCTTTTCCCTAAATCAAGTACTTTTTAATAAGCGTTCTTTAGTACACATACACCGATTAGCCATACACATTATGACCAATGACGGGTCAAGTGAATAACACTGGAAatcttatcatggcacctgtcagtgggtgggatatattgggcagcaagtaaacatttttgtCCTGAAAGttgccaaattgtgatggctagatgactgggtcagagcatctccagaacggcagctcttgtggggtggtcccggtctgcagtggtcagtaacTATCAgctggtccaaggaaggaaagtCGGTGAACCGGTGactcatgggtggccaaggctcaggCTGGCCCGTGTGATTGGCTACTGTTGCTCAAATTGCGGAAAAGGTTAATGCTGGGTTCTGATAAAGgcgtcagaacacacagtgcatcacagtttgcaTATGGGGAGGTGTAGCCGCGGAACAGTCAGGGTCCTGATGCTGACCCCAGCTCACCGCCGAAACGGCATACAATGGGCAtctgagcataagaactggaccacggagcaatgcgGGATGAACAGTATACTGACTTGTTTGTTCCACCACGTGGCCTCTTGTCGATCCAACTACAGATAAATGatgcatttaacttttcaatGGCTAACAACAGATTGCTTTTCCTGCAGGAAACAGTGGAGTTGGAGTGTACAGAGGCAAGTACAGCTTTGACACGTTCTCTCACAGCCGTGCCTGTCTACTCCGGAACAGCACTGTCGAATGTGTTACTTACCTGAGATACCCACCCTATGTTGAAAAGCAGCTTCAGCTAATGAAATGGGCCTGCACCCTCTCCCGGAATAACAGTTGGTGCAATATTTTATAATTCCATGTTTCAGGAACAGAGTTGCTTTGCCACTGTAAGGACACTGTTCCTTTGCACTTCCAACATTGCAAATGATGTTCTGTGTAAGCATTTGGATGCAatgaatagaaatattttatatactcacACAAACTGGGGGAAAAATGGGggggaataaaataataataataaaaaaatggtaatatcCCTTTTCCAGTTAGAGGGGTCAAAGTTCCCTGTTTGGAGGGTTTTAACACCTCTTTTGTGAATTCTAGCACCTTGGTTAATATGTGATGCACTTCGGAGTAAAtgcttttataaaaatattaggaCATGGTGATTTGACCAAATCATCAGTCCTATGCAAAtggttttttgtatatataaagaaaacaatttatGCCTGGataacaaaatgtttgttttaaaagaaaacttggaaataaacatttatcttTATAGAATAAGCAAAAATTGTCTCATTAAAAAGCAGGTACCAGAAGGGGGTGCACCCCCCCCTGTAAGTGAGctggtaatgtgtgtgtgtgtgtgtgtgtgtgagataagGCCCCTCAAACCATAATCTGCTGCCGGTAACATTGGGCTCGCCCATAGGGTACTATGATAAAGGCCTTGTGTGCAGGACTGGGGTTGGCAAGGCAGCCATAATGGCATAAGCGGGCTGATAGATATGACAAGTTGCATATTACCCATAACCAGCTCGTGGCCACATACTGCAGCATCTGATCTGCCTATGGAGGGGAGTGGTGGGCATTTTCCCAGTGTGCCACATGGCCAGTCTGCTCtagtttgttttataaaagtgCAAAAATCCAAAGTGTGTGGCTTTgtattttaaaggaacagtcactGACACCCCTTCTAaagaacaatgcatattaaagttctcAATAAGAATtgttccaaaatgaaaaaaagcactTGCAGAAgcagccccccccctccgtGAAAAGTGCTCCCTTCAGATCAACCGTAGCGCTTTTTCCACATGCGCACAGGTGTCTGAACGGTGCCCTGCATGCAGCATAGCTGGAGGCGAATGTATTATGTTCAAGGAGAGAACACTTCTCCTGCAGGGTATTTAGCAGACTGGTCTGGAAAGAGGCAAACATCTTAGTGTTTGTAATAGTTTTAggcatgtgtgaaaaaatgctgtaaagtaaaagtttaaaaacatgaatcaaagtaaatatttgatgggaccaccctttgccttcaaaacagcagcaATAATTCTAGGTACACTCGCagtttttaaggaactcggcaggtaggttgctccaaacatcttggagaactaaccataGTTCTGTGAATTTAGGCAGCTTCAGTTGCTGATCACTTTTCACGTAAGATGTAATGATGAGATCAGAGCTCTGCATGGGCATTTCATGGCTtccagggctttttttttttttttcttcttcacagAAGatttcttaatgactttggcttctttgcctgcaaacactcatacTTGTACTGCTCTCCAGCACGCAGACTGCCTTCTACTCCTCAGATCAGAGCACTTGCTGCCGTTTTCCTGTaacccagttcctgtgtttttgtggATAGTTGAGTCGTTTTGTTTGTGCTTctttaaaagagcttggacaggacatctaaaaaaaaaaaaacctctctgCCTCTCTGTCCTCACTTGTCACTGGGAGAGGCCTTGCTGATGCAGTCGAAcgaccttgtgtcttgttgctgtgctcagtcttacATTTAAACTGTCCTAGTAATCTCACCTTGTTGAGTGTGGCTCTGCATTGCCCAGTTTTATTATCCATACACAGCTGTTTGTTACATTTAAGTATTGTATTTCTATTTTCATCAATCTGTTAGGTATATGATTAAATAACTATATGCCTACGAAATTGACTCTGTCCAAGTGTACCTAGATGAATTGATGCTGTTTAGAAGGCAAAGGGGGCCACACCAAACATTGATCTGAATTCAGTCTTTCTTTTCACTGCAACATGGCTAGAGATCAGTGTCTTTAAAGAGCCCTTAATCTCTTGCAACTAAAGGACACTCCTGGTGATATTGAACCCTTCTTGTTTTTCCGATTTTAAGGAGTTATGCAGCCTAGCATGTTGCCTGTCAAGTGTCAAAAATATGTAGTCAAGTGCACCAAACTTTACTGAAGAAAATCaatttaattaaacaatattgGAAATATTTCAGACTGTTATCTTTCAGATATAAAATAACACTTAATCACTCCCCTTTAAGAAATAACGCTCCATATGTGCCATACTAACAGACAATGTCGTATTTTGTTCAGTAGCTGACGTTTAGACTTCTAACTTTGTCTGTTCCTTTAAATCCCAGTATGGAATGGTTCTCGGCATACCCCTTCACCATGTTTAACAGGAGCCCATTGTAAAGTCTGGACACCACATAGACACTGTGCTTTGAGCATCTTTTTCTGGTTGTGTCACCATCAAGTCTAAATAACAAAGGTGCTCCCTATGTTGATTAACGGAGACTTCATGCT
The DNA window shown above is from Spea bombifrons isolate aSpeBom1 chromosome 1, aSpeBom1.2.pri, whole genome shotgun sequence and carries:
- the LOC128474743 gene encoding aldehyde dehydrogenase family 3 member B1-like; this translates as MDHTQASPSPARWFRVFKRTVSTENPVRKTSTSSLCEEVLKKSQDAFASEKTKHYSFRLLQLEAILRMLESHEEEFVAALEKDMRRPRFETVLSEITAVKNEALYAINNLQKWMEPEHVHKNMTSLLDSCFVQKEPVGVVLIVGGWSFPIQLCLIPMIGAVAAGNCVILKPSEITTHTTDLLHKLIPLYVDACCYHVLNSEHGELLEILENKYDYMFYAGDRNTGRQVMQAAAKHITPVSLVLGGKNPCYVDKSCDLTMAARRIAWARFVNAGQNSLAPEYILCHSDLKDALIRELCCCVREFYGNDPRESPDYGRMASAEQYSRVKNLLCCGQVAFGGQTDDGERYIAPTVLTDVQENDIIMQQEILGPILPIFTVQTLEGAISFIKKKGRPLAVYAFSDNIQVISHIMSRTSSGSFCSNDSMIQSLYTSLPCGGIGNSGVGVYRGKYSFDTFSHSRACLLRNSTVECVTYLRYPPYVEKQLQLMKWACTLSRNNSWCNIL